The following nucleotide sequence is from Trifolium pratense cultivar HEN17-A07 linkage group LG2, ARS_RC_1.1, whole genome shotgun sequence.
CGCTTGTCGCTTGACAAACTTGACCTCAAAGTTAGGTTTCATACATAATAATGACTTAATGGGGGAAACTAACAAACTAAACTCTGATATCCCTATTTGCCTAGAAGTAATAGCATCAACTACAATTTTTGAGTCACTCTCAAAAATGACATGTGATAAACCTCTTTGTATAATTTCTTCTATTGCTTCCTTGATTACCATTGCTTCACCTTCCAATGTGTTGAGCTTTGTTTGCATAAAGTTGGTTCCTGCCATAACAAATCTACCTCTATGTCCCTTGCACACCATCCCGTCGCTTCAGCTGTTCCGTAAAAACTTGCGTCAACATTACATTTTATGTAACCAGGAGGTGCTTGCCTCCACTGTTGCTCGACATGGGCTGTTCGCTGCTGCTGTATGTGCGTCTGGTGCTGCTGTCTGTGCGTTGACAGCTGCTGTTCATGAGGCTGTTGATCTCCAATTAAGCCTTGTATCATCATGTTTgcttgtaatttttttcattaatttgctTGATTTGTTCTATAATAATgtgttatttttttcatcatgtGAGTTCTTTGCAATGTCTTGCATCATGTAATTTTTGCTATTAACCTTACAATTTACAGCATGTACTATTAAAATGTGCTTATAGAAATACATTTGATTTAtacatttgaaagaaaaatcttGGTCTTCTAGATGACACCTCTCAATTTACTCAGGTTTCATACATCTTTATAGGCCTATAATATAGCTTCCATATGTCAATTTGAATTTAGAAATGTCTGAGGTCAAATTTGAGTATGGTTTTTTTTGGTTCTTATTTTGTTATAGGCTTGCAACAGAGTGTTATAGGTTTATTTGAAATACATAACAAACTAGTTGTTATAGGCTTATTGGAAAAAGAACAAAGTCTTATTGAAGTTGTTGTTTATTGTGTAACAAGACTATTCACTATGATTGTGatattttgtattaaatttgGGAGTTTTATCTTAATgaagttgttgttgttcatTGTAACAAGACTGTTCATTGTGACCCAATTAATTGAGTAGTTTATAGGTATTGATTGATTGTGGAACCATCCCTTGGCATATGAGGGAATTGGATAAATTTACCCTAGATATAGATAAATTTAGTGTTAATAAAGTTTGAATTTATCTATTTGCTGCATTTGAATAGTGTAAGAAAAGATCAAAAGAAACCATGAAAGCAGAgtagcttaaaaaaaaaaaaagtttgccaCGGTTATAGGGGTGGCAATGTTTACTGCGTTGTTTAGCTTCGGTACCACGCTTTATATAGCCGTGTCAAAAACCAAATTTAGCCGTGGCTAAATTTTGCAACGCTAGGATAAGCCACCCTCAAAATTAACGTGGTAAACTTTATTAGTCATGGTCTATGACACTTTTAGCTACAGTTTTGACCGTGGCTAAAgagcgttttttttttttttttgtagtgacaCCATTATGGAAAAACTTACTTACCAATCATTATAAGCATAAAATGCACTTGGGAGATCCTTACTGTAGTAGGAGATGTAACTTGCAGGTTGAAACTATAAGCCATGTGATGAGGGATTGTCCCATTGCAAGAGTGGTATGGATGCATATAGTACCCCACAAGCTTAGAAGGAATATTTTTAATACTGATATGGATGTTTGGATTGAACAGAATATGCTATATAATTGGTAGGATAATGATGGTATCAATTGGAATGCTCTATGGGCCATAGCATGTCATTGTTTATGGTTATCGAGAAATAGAGAAACTCATGACAGTAATGTTTCGAGACCTCCGGAAGCATTGGGTGTGAATCCGGAAGTTTAGCAAAAGACTATAAAATAGCTACTGCAATAGCAGATGAGTTGCAAAAAGGAGTAAGAACTCAAATTCAAGTGAAGTGGCAGCTAACAAGTATTGGGTGGGTTAAAGTCAATACCGATGGTGCGAGCAAGGGTGATGGAAGCGCAGGTTGTGGAGGATTGATCAAAGGTTCAGATTGTGAATGGTTAGGAGGGTTCTCAAAGCATATTGGGCGATGCATTGCAATTGTGGCCGAACTTTGGGGAGTGTTAGAACTTAGAAGGGTTAAAAATTGCGAGACAAAGGATTTCAACATATAGAATTATGCGTGGATTCGGCTTCTGTTATTTGTATCATTCAAaatggaggtggtggtggtggaaatGTTATGGATCACATGATTGTTTAAAGAATTCATCAAATGCTGAGATTAAATTGGGAAGTAAAGCTTAAGCATATCTACAGTGAAGAAAACTATGGCGCCGATGGTCAACAATTAATTGACATATTAATTGAACCCATATTCTTAGAAgactttttttgttgacaagtTCTCAACAATCACCAACAAACTACTACTCCATATTAATGGTGAAACCGAAATGTAACAAGTGAACAATAAAGGAAAATTAAATGATGACCAGTTCCCAAAATTCAAGAAACCATTAACAGAACAACAGAGATGCAAACCAATTAAATGCTGTAAAAAGTCCTACAGAAAACAGATACAACAAACCAATAAGAACCAAACTTCACTATTTGTAATTAGGTGAAGCATTCAACCATAGTATCTATCCAACTCATCATGATTAAATGCTCACAGTTACTGCACCAAGAACAATGGCCAAAGTTACCATCATCACTTCGGTCATCATAACTGGTCTAAGGTTATATGAACCACTTGATGGTGTTGGTGTTTTTGCAGTAGTTCCAGTTGATGAAGcagatgatgaagatgttgGAGGGTTTATCTTTGATGCATTTTTGAAGATTGCTGCATCAGGGGAACTTGGAGATAAACCCAAAAGCTCTGTCaccaaaatatatattcatattatgTACGTTAGTATTATATCATAGTGAAAtgtttcaaatcaaatttttataagtttatcCTTAATTTTCTAATCTAATAGTAACATAGCGTAGGAATCGAGATTTGAATCTCAGAAACTCCACTTGTTCATATCAAATGTAAGATTCAAACCAATAAATTACccgaccaaaaaataaaaagaaataaaaagtataagtcttatctatattttttacaaaattactaTCATTCAACGTTTATatggtctgtttggttcaatgGAAGAATTGAGAGATTTTAACGAAGAGAATGAAATATAAGAAATTGGGTGAGAGAGATTTTAattactcatatatttaatttaaaaaagagaaagaaatacgatttaaaatattattatgtcACCTCTCCTACAAAACCGTTTGACCAACCAAATTAAACCAAACACACTCTCACTCagtattgtttgattttttttgttacacctCAGTAGTGTGTGTGATTGAGTTAAGCACCTAGATTctttagaaggaaaaaaaaaggttgtttATGATAGTACTCCTATAGTCCTATGTGTACAAAGAATATTTGGTGCTATTTGATGGACAAagcaaatataaataaaagattattttggtggaaaataattaatgcatacAAGGGTTTGAAAGCAAGTACATCGATTATAACTACTTAACCTGTCTAGGTGCAAGCTGTGTAATCAATTCCCATCCTCCTACCCAATATAGATGACAGGTCATTCACAATTATGTATGGTTATACCTCCCATTATACTAGTAGTTCACAGgtgcaaaataaataattttctcTCTTCTAACCAAAAGAGttgcaaaataaataaacaaaagatGTATCTAAAGGTGTAATTTAGTAAAAGTTAGGACCTTAAAAGAGTTTAACAAAAAGGTTTAAGGATCGATATGTGACTATTAATCAATTtccctttgttttttttttttttacaaaaatattaactgtatctttcatttttatttttaatatgcttaataAATACTATTTCGGGAACACTATTTAATATGATTAACATCAattaattcttatttttattttcatttatattttattaggttcaatttttatgatttcaATAACATCATACAAGATACGATAATGTTATCCTATTATCCTGACCGTCAAATGGACTCTAatcgtttatttttttttaagtaatttattaaaaagattGATTATagcaaaatttaatattttcttcggtcctttttataaaaaaaagttattttttttgttcattaaataattaatgtatttactATTTAGTCCATAATATAAACCAAAAGACATTCTTTCTGCAATTAcatatatgaaagaaaaaaaacaaaacaagaggCCGAAATAATGTAAGGAAATGAGAAGAGATGGATTGTCTTTGTATACCGATTAagttaaaattatgaaaaatagtATAATGTTTTTATGccattttcaaaagaaaatgtgAAAATGGTAAAAATAAGTACAGTTTTAGGAGCTCAAAAAGACAGCACTTAACGTTAAATGGGAAGCTACGTTTTTGAGAGGTAGGTTAACACACGTCTAAAAGGAATGTGAAAACTAAAAACTGACAAATGAGAAGAATTTTTTAAACTCTATAGTTAATCTTTGTCCAGAAACGTCTTGAGCACAAAGTAAATTCTGTACAAatgaatcaaatttttttcaGACATATGAGTCGGAtatcaaaactttatttttatttttggagtaGTAAACTCCTAAACTTTGCTTTAAAGTCAGGTAAAAATAACTACTTAAGTCTGTTTTGTGTCCAAACTTAACAATAGCCGATATAAGAAGTTTTGAGTTTTTAAGTTAAATTTTGAGCCGgcttaataaaaatataatttttttattggtgtttaGCAATAGTTAATCTTTGTTAGATAATATATTGGGCACAAAGTAAACTCTATacaaatcaatcaaattttttttagatataaGAATCAGATATCAAAACTTTAAccacttatatttttatttaaagtcaaataaaaataatttcttaagTCGGTTCAGCGTCCAACTTAACAATAGCCGACATAagaaattttgagtttttaagtTAAATTTTGAGCCGACTTAACAAAACTTGTTAGGTCGGATACTACTAAGTTAGTAGAGTAGTAATTTGTAGAAGAAAATAGTAGTAAAAACTTACTGGGACAATTGGTTATGTTGGCATCTTTGACATGACAAACAGTTGGAAGTTGAAGAAGCTTATCTTCTTGAATACCCATACTCTTACTTTCAGGGCTACCCTTATGTGTCTGTTGAATGATATAACACAAACACTCTGGATCTGTTTCCTTAATACTGTTAGCAGCATCACAACATTCTTTCTTAGGAGTATCAGCTTTTCCAGTTGCAAAATCCAAACATGGAATCACTTTTTGAACAACTTGTCCACATTTTTGAGACAGATCCTCAGCTCCATTGGAAACAACAATGATCAGAGCTAGAACACATAGAGACATAAATATTTGATGTTGCTGTGTTTGCTTCATCTTTGTTGTTGTAGTGAATTGTAGGAACAGGTGTTGGCTTGTTAGATTATGAAGGTGTTGAAAAGGATGATGAGATGGTGTAATATTGTGGTCTCGTTCTATTTAATGATGAGAAAATGAGGAGGGATATGGTTCTCTTAGTAAAGCCCTTAGCTTGATGGGTAGCTAAACGtcctactccctccgtcccaaaaagaatgacccattttgaatatatgcactattcatatatattgttttgaccatatttttctactaataaataaaaataaatattaacatataagatgttgttagattcgtctcgatgagtattttcaaaatatcaattttttataatttttactattatacaattaaagatattagtcgccaaagttatgcattggcatgcgtgtttcggtcaactgggtcattctttttgggacggagggagtattattttatttgacaactcaacaacaataaattcaCTTCAACCAAGTAACTACTCATCTGCATTTGTTACTCCTATTAATGGTCATGCatgtgaaataatttttttttttggtttgtttttacACTTCAACCAAGTAAATATTCATCGTGCATTCGATCTACCGAACCACCTAATCTGATTCGAAAGTATATCAAGTAGTTTCGGATTTAGATCCTCTCAAATTTTccctcatgttttctctcatttttcttaatctaagggttgataaaaggagagaaaacatcaaagagAAAAAATCAACCACTggattaagaaaaatgagaaaacaTGAAGGGAAATtgaagaggatccaaatccagtGGTTTGAGCCTCATCTCGATCACAATTATGGGGATCGAATCATAGTTCTCTCTACCAAGTCCAACACCAATTATATCACATCGGGCAGCATGtgaaataaatttgttttttttatagatgacaATAATTTACCTAATGTGTATTCCATAATATTGATAATTGTAGAGTTATCCTTAATCAAGAATTAATGTTGAGGATCAATTGTTTCTGTCTAATTCATGAATGAGTGAAAATaagaagacaaaaaatataattaaaattaattttaaaaatggagTATCAAGTTTTGACTTTCGTAGGAACATAAATTTGTTGGAgtgataaaagaaaaaagaaacataaatttGGATGGACGAGCAAAAGCCACTAGGTGGGAATAAATGAACAGAGGGGGGGTAGGATGGTGGCAGTTGGAATGAAATTAAGAGCACGTTGTTTGTTTGGAGTATGCAAGTTGAAACACAAGCCATGAATAAATGATATCCTTGTTGGAATaatctttcatttcattttcatgCACCCCTTTAAAAACCATACatgttttcacattttttaattaatcactACTATCTTAAAAGTATCGACATCCTTTGAATAATCAGGTGTTTTAATATCTtctaaattaaaatgatttctCCATCCCACCATTTTGTATGGGCCTTCTAAAATAGTGACACTCATCTCAATTTTTAATGTGTTTAGTTTAGTAGTGAGActctcacatttttttttatagatgaaatgacaaagtcattgaaaactcacacatacAAAGTGGAGTGATCGGAGTTCGAATCTCGGTCCGAGTCCGACACTAGTAATTTCAGGATTTCTGTCAGTTGAGTTAGAATTTGTTGACAGTCTCTCACATTTTAAATTGAAGATTTGatgaatataaaattaattctaACCTTAAACTCTTGCAAATTAATGTTTACTATGGACTAAGCTAGGATGACTCACATGCCATCTTCCatctttataaattatgaacCCATCCAAGCCTAATTCACTAACCCTAATTCACCCAAACCTAATACCAAACCTAATAACCCATTTTTCCAAACCTTTTTCCAAACCTAATACCAAACCTAATTCTAACCCTATAATACAAAACCTAATTCTAACCCTACTCACCTTCTTTGACAGATCTGATGAGAAGACTGCAAATTTCAGTGTCAGAGATCTTCACATTCCTTTCATGCAATCTTCCATGTGTCCCctcttattaaaaattaaaaatctaaaaattctATTTATGATCAGAAGACCTGCAAATTCCTTTCATGCAATCTTCCATGTGTCTTTTATGGAAGATTTCTCCCTGTATCTTCCATGCAACATTCCATGTGTCCAACATATTGTATCcatgtttctctataaataccaCCAATCAACTCATCTATCACCAACAAATCAACCATCATCTCTCTTGACACAAAGATGACTAACTCAAGTGAACATCTTTTATGCATATGATTTTTCTTGATGAAAGGGTAGATTTACATTTTCATTCTTATGCTTTCTTTGCCAATTTAGTTTCAATTAATCTAAGTTTCTATGaatctctttatttttatatagggTGACTCAATTCATGCAACTGTTAGGAAAAATTTGATCTCCCAATTTAAGGATCAACTTGAAGAAGGATGTGCTtatgtttttgaaaaatttatggTTGGTAAGAATGATGTTACTTTCAAGAGTACTCCCCATAAACACAAACACATGCttggtttttttctttcttctctgttttagtaaaaaaaaaattcatcgtgtttgtttctattttttatgttgttttgcaGTGCTTCTTGTGCCAGAGATTTTGCAGTGCTGCTTGCTGAGCCAGTTTTTTTATGCATGTTTGCTGTTTTGTTGTCTTGCAAGTTAATGTTTTTATTCATTGAATCTGTtgctgtttttatttttttactgctATTTCATGTTTTGTAGCTAATTATTTATGTAGCATAATTTAATTTGATGCTTGGTGCAAAAATATAGGACatttgttgctattttttagTGTTgcttcctatttttttttaagcttacTGTaccagattttatttatttttatgcttactgttgttgttcttgctttttcccttttttttctctttaatctgttaattatttatgattattaataattaaaaaaaaacaagaaattgaaATTGGGGGAGGGGGCAGCGCTGCTTCTGCagtcaatttttaaattttttaacatatattttagtcaaataaaatattataattattatataaattaaagtaatattaattattatgatgtgTTTGTTATGCGAATAGTTTCTACATTATTGGATATGAATTTGcattaaacaatataaaaaatccatttttaaaaagttaattacacaattttgaaaaaaaatgttgctATATAATATGTCCCTTTAGGACACATattaatattaacatttttataaataaaattgtatatcaagtcttaacaatttttttaactatCATATGCTAATATATTATGGCTTTATTTTAACTTTGAGTACAATATTGTGGCTTTATTTTTGCTAATACtaataaatttgtatatttGTTACAGCTTGAAACCAATGACAAGAGAAAAAAGAATCTTCCCTATTTTTTGAACATATTGGATTAGCATGAAATCAATGAAAAGAGAGTCATGCATACTTTTCAAGATGGAAACCTATGAGTTTGAGTTTCATAGTGCAAGTGTTTggtttgtcattttttttagctTCTTTTGATGAACATGAAATATATGAGtggtttgtaaaaaattgaattgagaCTATTTTTATCAACAAGAAGGCTTCTATGTATACATGAGCAAGATTTGATTAAACAAGAAAATACAGAGTAAGTGCTTCGGTAAATTAACTAATCTCCAATttaaatcaacaatcatcaTCTCCATCGCAACTATTGCCTTCACTGAGAGATGACAATTTTGATCGCTGATAAAACTTTTACAATCACTATTACAAGTtataattgataaaaaattattattcacGGGTAGATGACAATTTTGATCGCtaataaaacttttaaaatcactattacaagttattgtttataaaaaattattattcacGGGGAGATGACAATTTTGATCGCTAACAAAAGTTTTAGAATAACTATAACAAGTTATtactgataaaaaaatttataattgaccGGAGAGATGATATTTTTTATCGCTAATAAAAATTTGTGCCAAATAGATATGGTGTTCCAATCATGTTATGCCATTCTAACCGGTCTCACATATTCATCTATTCACTAATGACCATTTGCAAAATGTAGATTCCTCTACTTCTTCTAAGCCATATTCACTCAACTCTCTTTcttaacttatataaattttaaaataagagtttaatttgtatgcatTATCAGTGTAAAGTTTTTATACATGTCACGGGTCTTGGAGACTCCATTGTAAAACTCGGTGTGATGTTTCACTTGATTCACGTTATTATGACGGTCTTTTTATGTTGTAGGTTTTCCTCTGTATCAAATTCAAACTATCATTCTTACGATgaaatgtgtttgtttgtttttaattttatgttgttTA
It contains:
- the LOC123908216 gene encoding non-specific lipid transfer protein GPI-anchored 1 encodes the protein MKQTQQHQIFMSLCVLALIIVVSNGAEDLSQKCGQVVQKVIPCLDFATGKADTPKKECCDAANSIKETDPECLCYIIQQTHKGSPESKSMGIQEDKLLQLPTVCHVKDANITNCPKLLGLSPSSPDAAIFKNASKINPPTSSSSASSTGTTAKTPTPSSGSYNLRPVMMTEVMMVTLAIVLGAVTVSI